A region of the Bryobacteraceae bacterium genome:
TGGACGCGTTGTTCGGTTACAAGCGATCCATGGGCGAACATACGCTCATCGCCGGCCTCCAGTGGGACCTGCCGGTGCTCAACCGCAACCAGGGCAACGTTCAGAGCGCGGCGGCGGAGGTCCGCGCCGCCGAGGCCAACCTGGCCGCCACCGAAGCGATCATCCGCGCGGAAGTGCGGGCGGCGGCGGCCGAATATCAGGTGCGGCGGCAGCAGTTGAGGGAACTGGTGGGCAGGCTCCGCAGTGAAGCGGACCAGACATCGAAGATCGCGCAGTCGGCTTACCGCCTGGGCGGCGCGGACCTGTTGCGGCTGCTCGACGCCGAGCGGCTCCGCATCGAGATCGAGCAGGTTCACTACCGGGCGTGGATGGAGTACCGGCAAAGCATGGAGGTGCTCGAATTCGCATTGGGGGTGAAGCCATGAAGCGGGCCGCGCTCGCGCTCGTTCTTCTGGGTCTGCTGGCCGGCTGCCAGAAGGAGCCGCCGCGGGCCGCGCCGGCGCCGGCCGCGGGCGCCGCGGCCCAGCCCGTCGTACAGCTGGATGCCGCATTGCTTGCCCAGGCGGGCGTCCGGGTGGAGCCGGTGCAGGAGCGCCGTGTCCCGGTCACCGTGCGCGCCAACGGACGGCTGGCGGCGAACGAGGAACACACCTGGCGCGTGGGCGCCATCACGGACGGCCGCATCATCCAGGTGCTGGTGCGCGTGGGAGACCGCGTGGAAAAGGGCCAGGTGCTGGCGCGGATGTTCAGCCATGACGTGCACGAGTCCCGGGCCATGTACCGCCGCGCCGTGGCTGAATACAACCGGCTTCAGTCCAACCTCGAATACGCCCGCCGCCAGCGGGACCGCATCCGGCGGCTGCTGGAGATGAAAGCGGCCAGCCAGGAACAGCTCGACACGGCGGAAAACGAGCTGCGCAATGCCGAGACCGCGCTGCGCGCCGCGGAAATCGAAGTCAACCGCACGCGCCAGCATCTGGTGGAATTCCTCGAGATCCCCATCGAGGGGCCGGATCACCGGGAACCCGGCGCGGACTCCTATTCGGAGGCGGACCTGATTCCCATCCGCGCGCCCGCCTCCGGCGTCGTGATCTCGCGGCTGGTGACCGCCGGCAGCGTCGTTCAGGCCTCCAGCGAACTGTTCATCATCAGCGATCTTTCCAGCATCTGGGTGATCGCCGCCCTGCAGGAAGAGTTCCTCTCGCGCGTGAGGCCCGGCATGGCGGCGCGCGTTTCCGTGCAGGCCTACCCGGACCGGCCCTTCGTGGGGCGCGTCCTCCGGGTCAATGAAAAACTCGATCCAGAGACCCGCACCGTGCAGGCGATCATCGAAATCGACAATCGCCACGGGCTGCTCAAGCCCGAGATGTACGGGGTGGTGGAGCTCGAATCCGGCGCAAGCGAACAGGGCCTGTACGTGCTGCAAAGCGCCATCCAGGACGTGAGCGGCCAGCCGACGGTGTTTGTCGAAACCGGGCCGGGACGGTTCGAGCCGCGCCCGGTGGAACCGGGCCGCGCCATCGACCGGCTGGTCGAGGTCCGGCGCGGGCTGCGAGCCGGCGAGCGTGTGGCCGTCGAAGGCGGATTCGTGCTGAAGTCCCAACTGCTGAAGTCGACGCTCAGCGAGGAATAGCCGGCCATGCTCCAGCGCATCATCGACTTCCACCTGCGCAACCGCTGGCTGGTGCTGCTGGGCGCGCTGCTGGTGGCGGCTTTCGGCGTGTGGGTGATGTGGAACATCCCCGTCGATGCGTTCCCTGACCTGACCAACAACCAGGTGGTTGTGGTCACCGAGTGCCCGGCAATGGCGCCCAGCGAAGTGGAGCAGCTCGTCACCTTCCCCATCGAGAGCGCGCTGATGGGCATTCCGCGCACGCAGGGCATCCGCTCCATCTCGAAGCTCGGCCTTTCGATGGTGACGCTGATTTTCGACGACGACGTCAACACCTGGTTTGCGCGGCAGCTCGTCAATGAGCGCCTCCAGGAGGTCCGCGGCCGCCTGCCGCAGGGACTCGATCCGGTGCTTGGACCGATGGCGACGGCGTTCGGCGAGGTCTACCAGTACACGGTGGAAGGCAAAGGCTACACGCCGATGGAGCTGAAGACGATCCACGACTGGCAGATCCGCTTCGCGCTGCGCACGGTGCCGGGCGTCAACGAAGTCAACAGTTGGGGCGGCGAAACGAAGCAGTACGCCGTGGTGGTGGATCCGATGAAGCTCCAGCGCTATGGGCTCGACCTGCGCACCGTGTTCGAGCGCATCCGCGACAACAACACGAACTTCGGCGGGGGATTCATCGAGCACGCCATGGAACAGTACACGGTGCGCGGGCTGGGGCGCGTGGGGAGCCTGGCCGATCTCGGGCGCATCGTCCTGCTGGCGCGGGCGGGTACGCCGGTGCTGGTGCGCGACGTCGCCGAAGTGCGGCTGATGCCGATGCCGCGCCAGGGCGCCACGCTGCGCGACGGCAAGGGCGAGACGGTGAGCGGCATGGCGATCATGCTGAAGGGCGAAAACGGAAAGCGCGTGATCGAGCGCGTCAAGGCGAAGCTGGCCACGCTGCGGCTGCCGGAGGGGGTGCGGATCGTGCCCTTTTACGACCAGAGCACGGTGATCGACGGAACCATTTACACGGTCACTCGCGCCCTGCTGGAAGGAGGGGCGCTGGTCATCGTCGTCCTGTTCCTGTTTCTCGGCAACGTGCGGGCCGCACTGATCGTCGCGGCCGTCATTCCGCTGTCGATGCTGTTCGGCTTCATGGGCATGGCGCTGTTCGGCGTGTCGGCGAACCTGATGAGCCTGGGCGCCATCGATTTCGGCATGATCGTCGACGGCAGCGTGGTGATGATGGAGAATGCGGTGCGTCGGCTGCGCCGGCCGGCCGAATCCGACGGGCGCCTGGAGGCGCTGGAACGCATCCGCGTGGCGGCCCATGAAGTGGCCCGTCCCATCGTGTTCGCCGTCGCCATCATCATCGCCGTCTACATGCCGGTGTTTTTCCTGGAGGGGCTGGAAGGGCGCATGTTCCGGCCCATGGCGATCACGGTGTGTTCGGCGCTGCTTGGCAGCCTGATCCTGGCCCTGACCGTGGTGCCGGCGGCCGCCAGCGTCCAACTGCGCTGCTGCACCCGCCCGAAGTCGGAGCGCTGGATGGAATGGCTGCGGCAGCGCTATCTGGCGGCGCTCGAGCGGGCGCTGCGGCGCCGCGTGTGGATGGTGGCGGGCAGCGCGGCCGCGCTGGCCGTGGCGGTGACATCGCTGGCCTTCATCGGCACCGAGTTCATCGCGCGGCTGGACGAAGGCTCCATTCTGATTGAGACGCGCAAGCTGCCGGGGATTTCGCTGACGGATTCCATCCGCATCAGCAACCAGATCGAAAAGATCATCCTCCGGTTTCCCGAGGTCTCCGGCGTGGTCACGCGGATCGGCCGGCCGGACGTGGCCACCGAGGCCATGGGCATCAACCAGGGCGACGTCTACGTGCTGCTGAAACCGCGCGAGCAGTGGACGCGTTTCCGCACGAAAGAAGAGTTGATCAACGCGCTCGCCGCCGCACTGGAGGCGGTGCCGGGCGTCAGCTACAACTTCACCCAGCCGATGGCCATGCGGCTGGACGAGACGATCTCCGGCATCAAGGCGGACGTCGCCGTGAAAATCTTCGGCGAGGACTCGCGCGTGCTCGAGCGGCTGGCCGAACGCGCGCTGCGCATCATCTCTTCGGTGCCGGGCGCCGCGGACGAACAGATGGAAATCGTCTCCGGCGTGGCCGAGCTGCGCATCGACGTGGACCGCGAGGCGCTGGCCCGCTACGGGCTGAACGTGAGCGACGTCCAGGACATGATGGACGCGGCCATCGGCGGCAAGACCGTCTCGGAGCTGATCGAGGGCCAGCGCCGCTTTGCCATCGTTGTACGCCTGCCGGAGAATTACCGCGCCGACGACGAGGCGATCCGCGGGCTG
Encoded here:
- a CDS encoding RND transporter, which produces MKRAALALVLLGLLAGCQKEPPRAAPAPAAGAAAQPVVQLDAALLAQAGVRVEPVQERRVPVTVRANGRLAANEEHTWRVGAITDGRIIQVLVRVGDRVEKGQVLARMFSHDVHESRAMYRRAVAEYNRLQSNLEYARRQRDRIRRLLEMKAASQEQLDTAENELRNAETALRAAEIEVNRTRQHLVEFLEIPIEGPDHREPGADSYSEADLIPIRAPASGVVISRLVTAGSVVQASSELFIISDLSSIWVIAALQEEFLSRVRPGMAARVSVQAYPDRPFVGRVLRVNEKLDPETRTVQAIIEIDNRHGLLKPEMYGVVELESGASEQGLYVLQSAIQDVSGQPTVFVETGPGRFEPRPVEPGRAIDRLVEVRRGLRAGERVAVEGGFVLKSQLLKSTLSEE
- a CDS encoding cation transporter produces the protein MLQRIIDFHLRNRWLVLLGALLVAAFGVWVMWNIPVDAFPDLTNNQVVVVTECPAMAPSEVEQLVTFPIESALMGIPRTQGIRSISKLGLSMVTLIFDDDVNTWFARQLVNERLQEVRGRLPQGLDPVLGPMATAFGEVYQYTVEGKGYTPMELKTIHDWQIRFALRTVPGVNEVNSWGGETKQYAVVVDPMKLQRYGLDLRTVFERIRDNNTNFGGGFIEHAMEQYTVRGLGRVGSLADLGRIVLLARAGTPVLVRDVAEVRLMPMPRQGATLRDGKGETVSGMAIMLKGENGKRVIERVKAKLATLRLPEGVRIVPFYDQSTVIDGTIYTVTRALLEGGALVIVVLFLFLGNVRAALIVAAVIPLSMLFGFMGMALFGVSANLMSLGAIDFGMIVDGSVVMMENAVRRLRRPAESDGRLEALERIRVAAHEVARPIVFAVAIIIAVYMPVFFLEGLEGRMFRPMAITVCSALLGSLILALTVVPAAASVQLRCCTRPKSERWMEWLRQRYLAALERALRRRVWMVAGSAAALAVAVTSLAFIGTEFIARLDEGSILIETRKLPGISLTDSIRISNQIEKIILRFPEVSGVVTRIGRPDVATEAMGINQGDVYVLLKPREQWTRFRTKEELINALAAALEAVPGVSYNFTQPMAMRLDETISGIKADVAVKIFGEDSRVLERLAERALRIISSVPGAADEQMEIVSGVAELRIDVDREALARYGLNVSDVQDMMDAAIGGKTVSELIEGQRRFAIVVRLPENYRADDEAIRGLILNAPGGERVRLGQVARVVMARGPEVISRENGQRRVVVQCNVRGRDLGSFVAEAQRRLDSELQLPAGYSVDWGGQFENQRRAMRRLMIVVPASILIIFGLLFFTFGSVRQALLILLNVPFAFIGGIAALWMRGLNLNISAAIGFIALFGVAVLNGIVLVSSINRLRQLGMPMEQALLTGAGIRLRPVLMTALVASLGFLPMALATTTGAEVQRPLASVVIGGLASSTFLTLFLLPLMYPWFSPRPAELPEPYDSDQLAQAIEHEID